In Choloepus didactylus isolate mChoDid1 chromosome 18, mChoDid1.pri, whole genome shotgun sequence, the genomic stretch ctgcccGCGCGCAGCAGCTTCTTGTCCCGCAGCGCCTGCTTGTGCAGCACGTCGCAGTACTGCACGGACACCTTGCGGTGCAGGTCCGGGCTCATCTCGCTGGGCAGCTTGGCCATGGCGAAGAGCGCTCGGAACATCTGGCTCAGGCTGCTGTTTTTCTTGGCTGAGACCTCGAAGTAGGCGCAGCGCCGGGGGTCGTCGCCCACCAGCTGCTGGATCTCGCGCGGCTCCACCTCGCGGTAGAAGTCCCGGTCACCCTTGTTGCCGCAGATGACCAGCGGCACGGGCGCGTTCTCCTTGGTTTTGTTCTTGAGACAGGACTTGGTGTCCAGGATCTGCTGCTTGAGCCTCTGCACCTCCTCGAAGGAGTCGCGGTTGTCCAGGCTGAACACCAGGATGAAGACGTCTCCTGTGGGGGGGCAGAGCgggggaagggaggaggtgaGGGCGGCTGCCGGGGAGACACTGTGGGCCGATCTGGGGGCTGCCCGGACGCGCGGGGCGCGGCCCCTCTCCAAGCGCGCAACTTGGCGCGCCGCAGGAAGGGCGGACCGCGCGCCTCTCCCGGGGGCCCTCGGCCCTGCCCCGGCCCCGACTCCCAGCCCCGCGGCCGCCCCGGGGCTCTCGGCGCGCGCAGCCCGGCCGGCCCCCTGCTCACCTGTGAGGATGGAGAGGCGCCGCATGGCGGGGAACGGGTGGTTGCCCGACGTGTCGAGGATGTCCAGCTGGTAGACCTCGCCGCGGATGGAGTAGAACTTGCGGTGGAAGTCCTCGATGGTGGGCGTGTAGGTGTCCTCGAAGCGGCCCGTGAGGAAGCGCGACACGATGGCCGTCTTGCCCACCTTGGACGACCCGAGGATGACCATGCGGTAGCAGTTCTTGGCCGGGACGCTTAGCTCCGAGTCGCTCGGGCACATCTTCTTGATCATCGCGGCCAGTTTCATTTGGCGGAGGGGCCGCGGGGGCGGGCGCGGGGCCGAGAGAAGCGCGTGGCGCGGCCGGGAGGCGACGGCTGGGGCTCGGCTGCGGCTCTCAGGGCTGCGCGGCTCGGGGCGGCTCGGGCGCTGGGGCTGAGTGCGCTCGTTCTGGCTCTCCGCGCCCCGCCGCCGCCTTTATCTGCACCCGCGCGCCCCGCCTCGGTGCGTCACGCCCCGCGGGCGACAGCCGGGGGGAGGGGGTAGCGCGGGCCCAGCCGCTCCCGGCCCACCCCCGCCGCGCGCTGCACCCGCTCCGGCTCTCTCTGACGCGGGGAGGAAACGGTCCCGGGTCTGGCTGGGCAGCGGGTAGGGGCGCGCGGACCCCGCGCCTTTCCATTGCACCTGGCTCAGCGGCCACCGGGGtcgggaggtggggtgggggaagcccTGTCGTGGCTCTGCCTCTATCCCTCGGAGACGTCGAGCGAGGACCCCCACCCCGCCGCACGCACACCTGCGCATGCACTCAttttctttgggcctcagtttcccccaaagAACAGCAATAGTAATTCAGTGCAAGTGGCGGCGTTTGCCGGGTGCTTtccaggtgccaggcactgtggccAGCGCTTTACGCACGTTTCCTCCTTCAGTCCTCGGAAcccagtccccagccccagctgcagccccctccccaggcccggCCCGCgcccaggcccagccccctccccgggCCTGGCGTTGCCTGTTCCCGGCGGCGGAGCAGCCCGCGGCGGCCTCTGGCTCCACGCGCTCTGGCCGCCAGAAGGCGGCAGAGGGCTCCTCCCGCGGCTCCGGGGGAGCAGCGGGGCAGACGCGGGGCTGGATCGGGGCGACGTGCCCAGGGTTTGGGGTCGCGGAGGAGCCGCCGCGGGCCTTAGGGCGCCAGGCTGGACCCTTGCAGGGGCCGCCCCCATCCCGCCCGCCTCTGGTCCTGGCtgctctccccctcctcccccactcaTGGCGTTAGGGGCCTTTAGTGTCCCCTTGGGAAGCTGTGGCTCAAAACTTGGAAGAAGTGAGCCAGGAAGGCCGTGAGAAGACGACCCAGCCTCCTGAATCCCTTTCCGGGGATCACTTGCGTCTCCTTGGTGGGCTTTGGCTTTGTGTGgggctgagagggaaactgaggcagggcagCCCCTTCACATTCTAGCTGTGTCTGTAGGGAAGAAGGGGCTGTGGAATGCTGTGTGGCTGTGCCCAGTCCCTTgccttctctgggcctcggtcTCCTACTCTGGGAGGGGGTGGCTCAGCTGCTGTGATTGTGGGTGAGAAAACCTAAGCGCGTCTGAGAGCAGGGCCTGGCACAACACTCCCGGTAGTAGATGACCCACGAGGCCCTGGGGGCGGCGAGAAGGGGGGTGCTCAGGAGCAAACCGCTGGTTGATCAGTAACTAGGAGAGGGCGGACCTGCCGGAAGGCCCAGAAACAGGCAGCCTGGAGCTCGCTGGGCCTGAGCTCCTGACAAAGCCGTGCTCCCCCCAGGGAACCCTGGCTGGTGGTCTGTGCGTCACTTTGGGTCTGACTCTGGAGAAACCCAGGGAGCCACTAGCTCGTGACACACGCACAAACATACCCTCCTGCACAAATGCATACCCACATGCACGCTTGCAAACACAAGTGCAACAAGGCACATACGTGCACAAATGCGCAACACATTTGTGCACACAAGTGCAAATACACTCACACTTGCACAAATGTGcaatgcacacatgcatgcaagCACACATTCTCCATGCACacctgcacatgcacacacaccgaCGTGTGCACGCAGGTCAGGGTGCTCCACGGGTACATGGTGCGGACAGCCACCACCCGCCTCTTGCTCCTCTTGCTGTTGGCAGAGGGCCTGGTTAAAAAGGTGAAGAAACAGGAGACTCGGAACCGTGCAATCTCAGCACGGGAGAGGGAGGGCTCGGAACAGTCTCTGGGTCCAGTCCGTCTCCCGATGACCCAAGATTCCTGCAAAATCTCACACCCTCTGCAGAGTAGCGACAGCTCCCGGCTCCCCAGTAGAGGGCTGGTTACCCCCCTGGCACTGGTCTGTGACGCTTTCCTTCCTCGCGGCAACTTGAGGGGCACAAACCGTTGCTCTGTTCTACAGATGAAGGGCGGTGACCTGCCCGGTGCCCCTGCTTGGAGCCGCAGCGGCCTCCTCACGATCCTGTCCCCCAGCCTGCACCCCTGGGGCTCTGCCCTCAGCGCTCGCCCCGCTGGGGGCCTCCCACTCCTCAGCCAAGCCCGGCGCCACTTCCCAGAACGTCCTTCCTCCGCCTCACTTCTCCCCGCCTGGGTGTTGCTGTTAACGAAAGGCAAGACTGTTCCAGGGCTCCGGGCTTGAGTCTTGGTGTAATTTATGCAGGAATATGTGACAGGGATCTGGAGCTGGCCCCAGtgtcccccactccacccctgccctgctcccctcCCGTCTGGGTTTGCAGCCCGGGGGGTGCCCCTGAACAGGGGTGCAGGGTGCTCACTGCAGAGGGGCCCACCGGGGGAGCAGTGGGGGCGATGCGCCGTCCGGGCACAGGCTGCATCACCCCCGGGCAAGGGGCCCCCTCTTCTGCCTCCCACCAAGGCCCTGTGGGGGGCAGTGAGTTACAATGGCTCCCACGTGTCACCGCTGGCCGGGGCCGGGAGGAAGTTCCCCCACCGTCCCGGTCCTCCAGGTCCACGTCTTTGGATGAGGGCAGAGGGCCCCAGGGTGGCGGCTCGGTGGGCACAGAGCTCCCCTCCCCTGTGCCGCTCCCTGTTGCTGCGGCTGGGAAGGAGCAGGGCAGGTCCTGGGCTCCCAGCCCGATGCCCCCTGGCCCGTCCGAGGCCCGTCGCCCTGCTCCGGGACACCAGGTTCTGAAGGTCGTCCAAGGAAGCCGTGTTTGTTCGCCACCGCCCACGTCGCCCCATCTGAGTGACCCCAGGCGCCTGCTGGGCCGTGTCCCCTGCTCCAGGCCCGTGGGACCACAGCCCCCCGGAAAGCAGGCAGAGCCCACACGTGTTAGCGGAGCCGCCTCGTTCTCACggctgttttctcttttgcttttttccccttagcctctctctctctctctgttgcaGAAGTGCTCACATTTTGCAAATTCAAGCAAAGtcagaaaggggcagagggaaagGAACACAGAAGCCCCCCTCCTGCCTGCTGCCCACTCCCAGGAGGTTCTCCCCAGGGTTTCCCTTGGGTGCCTCCCAGCTGCACCAGGTGGGGAGCTGGCTCCCTAGGCGGCTGAGACCCCCATGCAGTCAAGCACCTCCCCAGTGCAGCCGCCCACCCGTGCAGCCGCCCCCTCATCCTGGCCGGACTGGAGCAGCCGGGGGGTGGCTCGAGGCCTGTATTTCAATTTGTGATTCTTACGTTCGTTCCGCAGAGCAGGGGCATCGCGCAGTCAAACCTGACCGTGAGCTTCGCCACCCGGCCCTGCCTCGTGGCCCGGCCACTGCCCACCCCTGGACCTCACACTGGGCAGGGGGGAGACACGCACCCCCCTCTCCCGCCGGCCACGGCTTCGTGCCTGTCATCCAGGTTGATGGTGGTTATTGGGCACTGGGGGTACAAGGCGCTGACGAGGTTGCAGTCCCGCTGCAGATGTGACGTCCTGCAGCGCAGCGGCTTCTCTGCTCAGGACGGGGGGGGGCCTTTCACCTGCCTGCTGGCCAAGAGCAGTTTGGAAGGTGCTGGAAAGCCAGGCTTCGAGGCGCGTGCCCCCAGCAGGGCTTGGCCGAGCCAGGGTCTCAGTCGGCTCCCAGGAGCAGGCACCCGGCTGCTTCTGATCGCCCCTCCGCTGGCCCCGTGGGCCTAACTAGCACTgcctgagcacctgctgtatacACAGGCACGTAAGacagcacctgctgtgtgcacagGCGTGTGCGAGAGTGCCTGCTGTATACACAGGCCAATATgagagcacctgctgtgtgcacGGGCAGGTACAACAGCTGTTTTACACCTGAGGCTGCCCCACGGTGGAGTGTGGGAGAGGCCACGCCTGAGTCCttgggggctgggggccaggggaggggcGGCCCCATCTGCAGGGCCCTGGGGTTTACCTCGGCCAACATGGCCGACTTCTCGTGGGGACATGAGGCCCACGCAGTCGGGAGAGAGATGTCAGCAGTAGGGAGAGCACCGGGCGTCGGGCCTGAGGGGTGTGGAGAGGGGCTCAGGGCCAGGCCCAggcttccctgcctcccccaggGAGCCCTCCCTGACTGCTCCTCTGACTCCTCTTGGCCTTGGAGGGTAGAGGGAGGAGTCACGGACTTGGGGGCAGACGGAGCTGGGTCTCGGTCCCTAGGCTGCCCCCGCCCAAGCCTTGGTCCTCTGCCACCACGTGGGGTGACAGCACCAGTGGGGGACGTCCGGGTTGCCCACGGGGGCCTGCCCCTGCTCGTCCTCCTCAGGCAGAAGTATCGTGGTCACACTGGAGCACACGGCAGCCCACTCGTGCCCTGACGCAGCCCCGTCCCCAGCCTGGTGGCCCACGGCAGCCTTCGGGGCTTGGCACTTTCATCCAGAGAAGAGTCCCTCGGGGGCCAAGGCCCCTCCAGCTCCCCAGGGGTGACTCACGGTGGGAACTTGGGCACGGGGCGGGCAGGGCAGAGGTGACGGCCCCTGGTCACCCCACAAGGACGCCCGACGCCAAGGCCGGCTCAGTGGGGCTGGACCATGTTAGGGCCTTGGGACACCACGAGGGCCACCGTCCTGCTCCCTGCAAGTGCCAGCGGGCCCCCCACTGCCGCCACCTCTCACCGCCCAGCCCCCAGCGCGGGCTGCCCCCGAGCTCCCGCCATGCCCCTCCCTCAGCCTGGCCCAGGCCCGGCTCCTCCTCGTCACCTGGTGGAAGGGTCACCTCCTGGGAGCAGCCTCCCCGGCCACCCCACCCCGACCGTCATCCACATCACCCGCAACATTTTTGCCGTAATATTTATCCCTCTCTGATTGTTTTCTGGTTAGTTCTACTCAAACtgccaagattttttttcttaacgtGTTCGAGGTATTATGTTGAATCCTATGAAATTGCTGTTTTTACACGGTGACCCCGGTCGAGCGTTGGCCATTTCACGTGGCCCGAGCCGGCGCAGCGCAGCGACAGGGAGAGCCAAAGGCCCAAGTTCTCGGCTCGGAGGCGGCTGCCAAGCACCCGTCTCCCAGCTCCACGACCCCCGGGCCCGCCCGGCCgtttcccaccccagccccagccgaGCCGCCTTCTGTCGCAAGGCTGAGTTTTGTCTCTTCTTGAATTTTCCACCTTTCGCGTCTGGTTTCTCCCGTCTGTGAGTCTGTCCAAGCCACTGTTCTTTTCCGTGGCTGCAGAGCATCCCGTGGTCTGATTTTCCGTTCATTTGGCCGTTCTCCTGTGGCCGCTCGGGTGGCTTCTGGCTTGGGGCTGCCAGGAATCGCGCTGTCCTGGGCTTCTGGTCCGTGTCCTCGGGGGCCTGGGAGGCCCAAAGGGGCCAGGACTACCCTGGGCTTTCCTCAGCACCCCGACTGAGGAAACACACCCCTCAGCCCCCAAGAGACCACCCAAGCCTCCCCGAGGGGAAGGCGCGTGCACACAGCcgctgactttttaaaaattatcacgaAGACGGGGTGTCACGCAATGCAGCCGCAGCGGAAAGCAGCCTGGCGGCTCCTCAAAGGGCCAAACAGAGCCGCCCCAGGACCCAGCAACTCTGCTCCGAGGCCTATGCCCAAGAGAACCCAAACACAGTTCTGCACAACAATTTCTACACCATTCGTACAACGGACTGTGACTTGGGGTAAAAAGCAGCGATGCGCTGGGACGTGCCCCAGCAGGACAAACCCCGACGCCACGTGGCATGAAATAAGCCCGACACAAAAGGACGCTGTCC encodes the following:
- the RASD1 gene encoding dexamethasone-induced Ras-related protein 1 isoform X1, whose product is MKLAAMIKKMCPSDSELSVPAKNCYRMVILGSSKVGKTAIVSRFLTGRFEDTYTPTIEDFHRKFYSIRGEVYQLDILDTSGNHPFPAMRRLSILTGDVFILVFSLDNRDSFEEVQRLKQQILDTKSCLKNKTKENAPVPLVICGNKGDRDFYREVEPREIQQLVGDDPRRCAYFEVSAKKNSSLSQMFRALFAMAKLPSEMSPDLHRKVSVQYCDVLHKQALRDKKLLRAGSGGGDAGDAFGIVAPFARRPSVHSDLLYIREKARGGGQAKAKARCVIS
- the RASD1 gene encoding dexamethasone-induced Ras-related protein 1 isoform X2 encodes the protein MKLAAMIKKMCPSDSELSVPAKNCYRMVILGSSKVGKTAIVSRFLTGRFEDTYTPTIEDFHRKFYSIRGEVYQLDILDTSGNHPFPAMRRLSILTDPGHQVLSQEQNQGERARAAGHLRQQG